AACAGGTTTTTCGGACACCGCAAGTCCTGAGCTGTACCCGCGGTCTTCACTGGACGAATTCAAGATATTTACGCTAAGAGTTCCGCATGCCGACGCGCCCGGGCTGAAAGTCGCAACCGACTCGACGCCTGCTTCCTCGACCTTGTGTCACGAGCTCAAGGAGTCCCACGATGAAGATCCTCATGGTTTTGACTTCTCATGACGAGCTCGGAGACACGGGCCGCAAGACCGGCTTCTGGCTCGAGGAATTCGCGGCGCCCTACTTCACTTTTCTCGACGCCGGAGTGACCGTGACCGTCGCTTCACCCAAAGGCGGGCAGCCACCGCTCGACCCGGTCAGCGACACGCCGGAGGGCGAGACGGATCTGACGCGGCGATTCAAGGGTGATCCCGCGGCGAAGGCAGTGCTCGCCAACACCGTGCGGCTGAGCGAGGTCAAGGCCGCGGACTACGACGCGGTCTTCTATCCCGGCGGCCACGGCCCGATGTGGGATCTGGCCGAGGACCCGATTTCGATTGCTCTCATCGAAGACTTCTACCGCTCCGGCAAACCGGTGGCCGCGGTCTGCCATGCGCCGGGTGTCCTCCACCGTGTTCAGTACGAGGGCCAGTCGATCGTCAAGGGCAAGCGAGTAACGGGCTTCACCAACGGCGAGGAAGAAGCGGTCCACCTTACAAAGGTAGTGCCGTTTCTCGTGGAGGATGAGCTGAAGCGCCTCGGCGGGCTCTATGAGAAGGCAGCCAACTGGGCGCCCTTCGTCGTGACCGATGGGAGACTTGTCACTGGCCAGAATCCGGCGTCGTCCAAAGCGGGCGCCGAGGCGCTGCTGAAACTTCTGACTTCAACGAAGTGAAGTCGCCGTGAGTATGGAACGCAGGGTCGCCCTCGTCACCGGCGCCTCGCAGGGCATTGGCGCCGGCGTCGTCAAGGCGTTCGCCGAACGCGGGTTCCGCGTTGTCGCGAGCTCGAGGAATGTGACCAGCTCCGCCGAGCTCGCGGCCTCCGACCGTATCGCGCTTGTGGACGGTGACATCGGTCAGCCGGCAACGGCCGCCAGAGTCGTCGAAACTGCACTGTCCCGCTTCCGGTCGATTGACGTACTGGTCAACAACGCCGGAATTTTTTTCGCCAAACCATTCACGGCGTACACGGCCGACGACTTCCGGTCACTCGTCTCGACCAACCTCGAAGGGTTCCTGCACCTCACCCAGCTTGCCGTCAGACAAATGCTGGCTCAGGGGACTGGCGGGAGCATCGTCACAATCACGGCGGCGCTCGCCCGCAATCCGATCCGCGGCGTGCTGGCGGCGGTTCCGATGATCACCAAAGGCGGCCTGGAAACGGTAACCCAGCACCTGGCGATGGAGTTTGCCAAGGACGGAATCCGTGTGAACGCCGTCGCGCCTGGCGTCGTCGACACGCCGATGCATCGCGACACTCCGCGCGACGTGATGGCCGACCTGTCGCCCATGGGACGGCCGTCGACGGTCAAGGACATCACGGACGCGGTCCTGTATCTGACCGACGCCGCGACGGTAACGGGGCACATCCTGTACGTCGATGGCGGTGCTCATTTCGGACGCTGGTAACGCCGCGAAGAGCGGAGGCGACGAGGGAACGTGAATGGCGCGCTTGTTGTCCGTCAACGTG
The genomic region above belongs to Candidatus Limnocylindrales bacterium and contains:
- a CDS encoding type 1 glutamine amidotransferase domain-containing protein, whose protein sequence is MKILMVLTSHDELGDTGRKTGFWLEEFAAPYFTFLDAGVTVTVASPKGGQPPLDPVSDTPEGETDLTRRFKGDPAAKAVLANTVRLSEVKAADYDAVFYPGGHGPMWDLAEDPISIALIEDFYRSGKPVAAVCHAPGVLHRVQYEGQSIVKGKRVTGFTNGEEEAVHLTKVVPFLVEDELKRLGGLYEKAANWAPFVVTDGRLVTGQNPASSKAGAEALLKLLTSTK
- a CDS encoding SDR family NAD(P)-dependent oxidoreductase, yielding MERRVALVTGASQGIGAGVVKAFAERGFRVVASSRNVTSSAELAASDRIALVDGDIGQPATAARVVETALSRFRSIDVLVNNAGIFFAKPFTAYTADDFRSLVSTNLEGFLHLTQLAVRQMLAQGTGGSIVTITAALARNPIRGVLAAVPMITKGGLETVTQHLAMEFAKDGIRVNAVAPGVVDTPMHRDTPRDVMADLSPMGRPSTVKDITDAVLYLTDAATVTGHILYVDGGAHFGRW